A genome region from Chengkuizengella sp. SCS-71B includes the following:
- a CDS encoding tyrosine-protein phosphatase: MIDINSRFLAEMDYNWFWKLKRLKKAEQRGITHVVSTHHFNIDHQLSKKENILEVISELNGSVQREGMNIKILAGHQVLIYEDVVEDYKKNLVLSLNNEHQYIFISFPLTHIPPYTRRVIYELQMLGLKPIIVLPERNPVILENPNILYQLVWNGSFTQIGASSITGKFGKNIQKLALQFIAQQLTHFVATDEDEFDDLIQSYQKIQQEFGASTRYKMLENANKLANNRLFISEEPVKLTRQKWWNII; the protein is encoded by the coding sequence ATGATTGATATCAATAGCCGTTTTTTAGCAGAGATGGATTATAACTGGTTTTGGAAATTAAAGCGATTAAAGAAAGCAGAACAGAGAGGGATTACACATGTTGTATCTACACATCACTTTAATATAGATCACCAGTTAAGTAAAAAAGAAAATATCTTAGAAGTAATCTCAGAATTAAATGGAAGTGTGCAAAGAGAAGGTATGAATATCAAAATATTAGCAGGTCATCAAGTTTTAATATATGAAGATGTAGTTGAAGATTATAAAAAAAATCTAGTTCTATCTCTTAATAATGAACATCAATATATTTTTATTTCATTTCCTCTAACTCACATTCCTCCTTATACACGACGAGTGATATATGAGCTTCAAATGCTAGGTTTAAAACCCATTATTGTTTTACCAGAACGTAATCCAGTCATTTTAGAAAATCCAAATATATTATATCAACTTGTATGGAATGGATCTTTTACTCAAATAGGAGCATCGAGTATAACAGGGAAATTTGGCAAAAACATACAAAAACTTGCACTTCAATTTATTGCTCAGCAATTAACTCACTTTGTAGCGACAGATGAAGATGAATTTGATGATTTAATCCAATCTTATCAGAAGATTCAGCAAGAGTTTGGTGCAAGTACAAGATATAAAATGTTAGAAAATGCAAATAAATTAGCGAATAACAGGTTGTTTATTTCAGAAGAGCCAGTAAAACTTACAAGACAAAAATGGTGGAACATAATATAA
- the ilvC gene encoding ketol-acid reductoisomerase, which produces MAVTMYYENDADLNVLSGKTIAVIGYGSQGHAQAQNLRDSGIKVIIGLRIGRSWDQATNDGFEVYTVDEATKNADIIQILMPDQTQAAVYRELIAPYLKKGAAVMFSHGFNINFGQIVPPSDVDVFMIAPKSPGHLVRRTYVEGFGVPSLIAVEQDATGQAKELGLAYAKGIGSTRAGVIETTIREETETDLFGEQAVLCGGVSALVKAGFETLTEAGYQPEIAYFECLHELKLIVDLMYEGGLERMRYSISDTAEYGDYVSGPRIVTEETKKEMKKILEEIQQGKFAREFILENQSNRAFFTATRRQESEHPIEEVGSKLREMMHWINK; this is translated from the coding sequence ATGGCAGTTACAATGTATTATGAAAATGACGCAGATTTAAACGTATTATCAGGAAAAACAATCGCAGTAATCGGATATGGAAGTCAAGGGCATGCACAGGCTCAAAATCTTAGAGATAGTGGTATTAAAGTAATCATCGGTTTACGTATAGGGCGTTCTTGGGATCAAGCAACTAATGATGGCTTTGAAGTATATACAGTGGATGAAGCAACGAAAAATGCAGATATTATTCAAATTTTAATGCCTGATCAAACACAAGCTGCAGTATATAGAGAATTGATCGCTCCATACTTGAAAAAAGGGGCAGCCGTCATGTTTTCACACGGTTTCAACATTAACTTTGGTCAAATCGTACCTCCTTCAGATGTGGACGTATTTATGATTGCACCAAAATCACCAGGACATTTAGTTCGTCGTACTTATGTAGAAGGATTTGGTGTACCATCATTAATTGCAGTTGAACAAGATGCAACGGGTCAAGCGAAAGAACTTGGGTTAGCTTACGCAAAAGGGATTGGGAGTACACGTGCAGGAGTCATTGAAACAACAATCCGTGAAGAAACGGAAACAGATTTATTCGGTGAACAAGCGGTATTATGCGGAGGTGTAAGCGCACTTGTAAAAGCTGGTTTTGAAACGTTAACTGAAGCAGGATACCAACCAGAAATTGCATACTTTGAATGTTTACACGAATTAAAATTGATTGTTGATTTAATGTACGAAGGTGGATTAGAGCGCATGCGTTATTCTATTAGTGATACAGCTGAGTATGGAGACTATGTATCAGGTCCTCGTATTGTGACAGAAGAGACGAAAAAAGAAATGAAAAAAATATTGGAAGAAATTCAACAAGGAAAATTTGCTCGTGAATTTATATTAGAAAATCAATCAAATCGTGCTTTCTTTACAGCTACACGTCGACAGGAGTCTGAACACCCAATTGAAGAAGTAGGTTCAAAATTGCGTGAAATGATGCATTGGATTAACAAATAA